From the genome of Roseivivax sp. THAF197b:
GATGGTGACCTCGATATCGGGGTTGGCATATTCCACGTCATCGCCATAGAGCGGCGGCGCCATGTTGATGTAGCCACCCGGATAGGCGGTGTTTTCGTAAAGCACGGTGCCCGCCTGCTCGATCGTCTCACCAGTATAGCCGGTCAGCAGCGATGCGATGTATTCCGGACCGCCCATGCCCTTGAAGAACTGATTGATGCCAAGGCCGTAGGGGCCGTGGAAACCAGCGCGGGCCTTCGCCATCAGCGACAGGTCGGGCGCGCCGACCGCATCGTTGGCCGGGAAGTTGTCGACCGGGGTCGCGGGACGGAAATCGTCCTCTTCCGCGTCATAGACTTCGAAGTTCTGCTCCGCATAGGCGCGCACCTCGGCCTCGGAGAAGCCTGGGCCATCCTCCCACTGCAAGGAACGGAAGGAGACATACTGCATGCCGTGGCAGGCAGAGCAGACCTGGGTGTAGACCTGAAGGCCGCGCTGCAGCTGGTTCTGGTCGTAAGTCCCGAAGGGGCCTTCGAAGGAGAAGTCGTAGTTGATGACTTCGCCCTCGGAGCCGGCGGCATATGCACCGCCGGCAGAGAGACCCATCGCCACGAGGGCGGTCAGGAGGGTTTTCTTGAACATCACGGTTTCCGATCCTTTCTTATTCGGCCGGAGCAACGGACGGTGCGGTCTTCGTGCCAC
Proteins encoded in this window:
- a CDS encoding cytochrome c1, whose amino-acid sequence is MFKKTLLTALVAMGLSAGGAYAAGSEGEVINYDFSFEGPFGTYDQNQLQRGLQVYTQVCSACHGMQYVSFRSLQWEDGPGFSEAEVRAYAEQNFEVYDAEEDDFRPATPVDNFPANDAVGAPDLSLMAKARAGFHGPYGLGINQFFKGMGGPEYIASLLTGYTGETIEQAGTVLYENTAYPGGYINMAPPLYGDDVEYANPDIEVTIEQQAQDVAAFLMWTAEPKLMARKQAGFVGVVFLTILSVLLYLTNKRLWKPIKARAKE